The following proteins come from a genomic window of Gynuella sunshinyii YC6258:
- a CDS encoding putative bifunctional diguanylate cyclase/phosphodiesterase → MKNYTVNVLLVEDEESNAKLIRLALAEGDNSVFRVQWVKRISVALQCLLRCQNIPAKRFDVILLDLTLPDAEGPEAFIPLFEAAPEALILVLSNSANEDTARVLVKKGAYDYLGKQFVNCHWLPRALRYVAERKQAENVLLDSEAALFDANERAQITLNSIGDAVVATDMMGVVTYMNLMAETMTGWHQDEAIGRPLAEVFCIVDGKTRKTAENPVQAAIRENQVVGLTANCVLIRRDGFESVIEDSTAPIHNHQGQVLGAVMVFHDVSASREMALKMTHLAQHDILTGKPNRLLLQERLAQAIVLAKRHHRQVGLLFLDLDYFKYINDSLGHAVGDQLLISVANRLQACARASDTVCRQGGDEFVILLTEIEQPQDAAQVASKVLAAMTRPHIIGAHELQISVSIGISVYPDDGDSVDSIMKNADTAMYHAKSNGRDNYQFFRADMNDCVMQRLLLEGSLRRALKHQEFVLHYQPQFDLKSGVMTGAEALIRWRDPELGLVYPDDFIPTAIESGLILPIGRWVLRQTCIQIGMWLEAGSQPVPVAVNVSMIELTHPLFVTGLAEILMETGLPANYLKLEFTEKVLTPDTEAFHRTLQALIDMGVGLVIDDFGTGHSSLSLLRHYAISALKIDRAFVHDMVTYPDDASIINAVIGIGHSLKQRVVAKGVENQKQLMMLRAQRCDTGQGFLFGRPQDADGFTNLLMHQNDGTSQGKQA, encoded by the coding sequence ATGAAAAACTACACAGTCAATGTTCTGTTGGTGGAAGACGAGGAAAGCAACGCCAAACTCATCCGACTTGCTCTGGCGGAGGGCGACAATAGCGTTTTCCGGGTGCAATGGGTGAAGCGAATCTCAGTCGCACTGCAGTGCCTGTTGCGTTGTCAGAACATTCCGGCAAAACGTTTCGATGTTATTTTGCTGGATCTGACTCTACCTGATGCTGAAGGGCCGGAGGCTTTCATTCCATTGTTCGAAGCCGCTCCTGAAGCGTTGATTCTGGTTCTCAGCAATTCGGCAAATGAAGATACTGCCCGTGTGCTGGTGAAGAAAGGTGCCTATGACTATCTGGGCAAGCAATTCGTGAATTGCCATTGGTTGCCTAGAGCCCTTCGTTATGTCGCAGAACGCAAGCAGGCAGAGAACGTATTGCTCGATTCAGAAGCAGCCTTGTTTGACGCCAATGAACGGGCCCAGATAACACTCAATTCCATCGGTGATGCCGTTGTGGCTACCGACATGATGGGTGTCGTCACTTATATGAACCTGATGGCGGAAACCATGACGGGCTGGCATCAGGATGAAGCAATTGGCAGGCCATTGGCCGAGGTGTTTTGCATCGTTGACGGCAAAACCCGAAAAACTGCAGAAAATCCGGTACAAGCCGCTATCCGCGAGAATCAAGTGGTTGGATTGACGGCCAATTGTGTACTGATTCGCCGCGACGGTTTTGAATCAGTCATCGAGGATTCCACCGCGCCGATTCATAATCACCAGGGTCAGGTGTTGGGCGCGGTAATGGTGTTTCACGATGTGAGTGCTTCACGTGAGATGGCTCTGAAGATGACACATCTGGCCCAGCACGACATCCTCACCGGGAAACCGAATCGGCTATTGCTGCAGGAGCGTCTGGCGCAGGCCATTGTGCTGGCCAAACGTCACCACAGGCAAGTCGGGTTACTGTTTCTGGACCTGGACTATTTTAAGTACATCAATGACTCCCTCGGTCATGCAGTTGGTGATCAGCTGTTGATATCAGTGGCAAATCGTTTGCAGGCCTGTGCGCGTGCGTCAGATACGGTGTGTCGTCAGGGTGGTGATGAATTTGTGATCCTGTTGACGGAGATCGAGCAGCCGCAGGATGCCGCCCAGGTGGCGAGCAAAGTCCTGGCCGCTATGACGCGGCCTCATATTATTGGTGCCCACGAGTTACAAATCAGTGTCAGCATCGGCATCAGTGTCTATCCGGACGATGGTGACAGCGTCGACAGCATCATGAAAAACGCCGATACAGCGATGTATCACGCCAAGTCCAATGGTCGCGATAATTACCAGTTTTTTCGAGCGGATATGAACGACTGTGTCATGCAGCGTTTGTTGCTCGAAGGTAGTCTGCGACGCGCGCTTAAGCACCAGGAATTCGTGCTGCACTATCAACCTCAGTTTGATCTCAAATCAGGTGTCATGACCGGTGCAGAAGCTTTGATTCGATGGCGCGATCCAGAACTGGGGCTAGTTTATCCGGATGACTTTATACCCACCGCCATAGAGAGTGGCCTGATTTTACCGATTGGGCGCTGGGTGCTGCGCCAGACCTGTATCCAGATTGGCATGTGGCTGGAAGCCGGTTCGCAGCCAGTACCGGTGGCCGTAAATGTTTCCATGATAGAACTGACTCATCCACTGTTTGTCACTGGGTTGGCGGAAATTTTGATGGAAACCGGCTTGCCTGCCAATTACCTGAAACTGGAGTTTACGGAGAAGGTGTTGACTCCAGATACCGAAGCGTTTCATCGAACACTGCAGGCGTTGATAGACATGGGAGTAGGTCTGGTTATCGATGACTTTGGTACCGGCCATTCCAGTCTCAGTTTACTGAGGCACTATGCTATCAGTGCCTTGAAAATAGATCGCGCATTTGTACATGACATGGTCACTTATCCCGACGATGCCTCGATCATCAATGCGGTAATTGGTATAGGACACAGCCTCAAACAACGGGTGGTGGCAAAGGGCGTGGAAAATCAAAAGCAACTGATGATGTTGCGCGCACAACGGTGTGATACAGGGCAAGGTTTCCTCTTTGGCCGCCCGCAGGATGCGGATGGATTTACAAATCTGCTGATGCATCAAAATGACGGCACTTCTCAAGGCAAACAGGCTTGA
- a CDS encoding glycoside hydrolase family 3 protein: protein MTTIRNTILHGSYVLLIALPLSSFANADVELESKSTNILNIDGKIFKDLNKNGKLDPYEDWRLSPEERSENLLSLMTLEEKAGLMMHGSAPGSDELGRGSSYDQDKVRELIEKKHISFFITRLKGDEPGHLAEQNNILQNIAESTRLGIPITISSDPRNSFQYLEGASIASGKFSKWPETLGMAAINDETLTEQYADIIRQEYRAVGITEALSPQADIASEPRWPRISGTFGEDPGLVGKMTKSYIIGMQAGSNGINKDSVVTVLKHWVGYGAAKDGWDSHNSYGKFADFESASLETHISPFVEAFKANVAGVMPTYSILQGATYNGKSIPQVGGGYNRFLLQDLLRDTYGFDGVILSDWLITRDCEEDCINGFKKGEQVLPRGMPWGVEELSVEDRFVKAIEAGVDQFGGVTDSEILVNAVKNNKISESRIDSSVVRILNQKFKVGLFENSYVDAKKADEVVGNEKFSMLASAAQFNSLILLKNDNALPIKKGLKVWLHGINRTSANEAGFQVVERLQDADIALIRTSTPYERPHENYFFGKRHNEGALNFKENNEDYLAIKEAKKYVPTVVTVYLDRPAILTNVLKESDALIANFGVSDEVLFSRLTSNEVYVATLPFELPSSMKSVLSQDPAKPYDSNNPLFPIGFGLDK from the coding sequence ATGACAACAATAAGAAACACAATTCTACATGGTTCCTATGTTCTGTTAATAGCTTTGCCACTAAGTTCTTTTGCCAATGCGGATGTTGAGTTGGAAAGCAAAAGTACGAATATATTGAATATTGATGGAAAAATATTTAAAGATTTAAACAAAAATGGAAAATTAGACCCTTACGAAGACTGGAGGTTGTCTCCAGAAGAACGCTCTGAAAATTTGCTCTCATTGATGACGTTAGAAGAAAAAGCTGGTTTGATGATGCATGGTTCAGCTCCTGGTTCAGATGAACTTGGAAGGGGATCCAGCTATGATCAGGATAAAGTCAGAGAGCTTATTGAAAAAAAACATATTTCATTTTTCATTACCAGATTAAAAGGCGATGAGCCAGGTCATCTGGCTGAGCAAAATAACATTTTGCAAAATATTGCAGAGTCTACTCGTTTAGGTATACCTATTACGATTAGTTCAGATCCTCGCAATTCATTTCAATACCTGGAAGGCGCATCCATCGCGTCGGGAAAATTCAGTAAGTGGCCTGAAACACTCGGTATGGCCGCGATTAATGATGAAACTTTAACTGAGCAGTATGCTGACATCATCAGACAAGAATACAGAGCTGTAGGTATAACAGAAGCACTATCACCCCAGGCTGATATTGCCAGTGAACCTCGCTGGCCTCGTATAAGTGGTACTTTTGGCGAAGATCCTGGTTTAGTTGGAAAAATGACTAAAAGCTATATTATTGGAATGCAGGCTGGGTCAAACGGTATTAATAAAGATAGTGTCGTGACCGTTCTTAAACATTGGGTTGGGTACGGAGCGGCAAAAGATGGTTGGGATAGCCACAATTCATACGGAAAATTCGCTGATTTTGAATCAGCTTCGCTTGAGACACATATCTCACCATTTGTTGAAGCATTTAAAGCCAATGTTGCTGGTGTAATGCCGACGTATTCAATACTGCAAGGTGCAACGTATAACGGCAAATCCATCCCACAAGTGGGTGGGGGGTACAATCGCTTCTTACTTCAAGACTTACTGCGAGATACCTATGGTTTTGATGGTGTTATCCTGAGCGACTGGCTAATAACAAGAGACTGCGAAGAAGACTGTATCAATGGCTTTAAAAAAGGGGAACAAGTTTTACCAAGAGGTATGCCTTGGGGGGTTGAGGAACTATCTGTTGAAGACCGCTTTGTTAAGGCGATTGAAGCTGGAGTGGATCAGTTCGGGGGAGTAACGGACTCAGAGATATTAGTTAATGCCGTTAAAAATAATAAGATTTCGGAAAGTAGAATTGATTCATCAGTTGTCCGAATATTAAATCAAAAATTCAAAGTTGGTTTGTTTGAAAATTCATATGTAGATGCAAAAAAAGCAGATGAAGTCGTCGGCAATGAAAAATTTTCTATGTTGGCCAGCGCAGCTCAATTTAACTCTTTGATATTATTAAAAAACGACAACGCATTACCAATTAAAAAAGGCCTCAAAGTTTGGTTGCATGGCATAAATAGAACCTCTGCAAACGAAGCTGGTTTTCAAGTTGTTGAAAGACTTCAGGATGCTGATATTGCGCTCATCAGAACCTCTACACCCTATGAAAGGCCTCATGAAAACTACTTCTTTGGTAAAAGGCATAATGAAGGAGCATTGAACTTTAAAGAAAATAACGAGGATTATCTTGCGATCAAAGAGGCTAAAAAGTACGTTCCAACTGTAGTCACGGTTTACCTGGATCGACCAGCGATTTTAACGAACGTGCTTAAGGAATCTGACGCATTAATCGCCAATTTTGGTGTTAGCGATGAGGTATTGTTTAGTCGATTAACATCTAATGAAGTATACGTGGCTACACTTCCGTTTGAACTTCCAAGCTCAATGAAGTCGGTTTTGTCTCAAGACCCGGCTAAACCCTATGATTCAAATAACCCATTATTCCCGATTGGGTTTGGGTTAGATAAATAA
- a CDS encoding GNAT family N-acetyltransferase codes for MVKLQKADLGSLSEFKTALQDSFRVAIEADLGQPIEAPIPSDKDIEQSIAEAGAATYWIMANHQRVGGAVVVIDEISNRNSLSFFFILTGLQSRGLGLQAWKAIEREYPNTKVWETVTPYFEKRNIHFYVNRCGFKIVEFYNKFHPDPHQVSDQVHKEEDDDEMFRFMKVMGSESDYNSAVYMSGL; via the coding sequence ATGGTTAAACTTCAAAAGGCTGACCTAGGTTCTCTAAGCGAGTTCAAAACTGCTCTCCAGGACTCGTTCCGAGTGGCGATCGAAGCTGATTTAGGTCAACCGATTGAAGCGCCCATTCCTTCTGATAAGGACATAGAACAGTCCATCGCTGAGGCTGGAGCTGCTACATACTGGATCATGGCAAACCATCAGCGTGTCGGTGGTGCAGTTGTGGTAATTGATGAAATAAGCAATCGAAACTCATTGTCGTTCTTCTTCATTTTAACCGGCCTGCAGAGTCGGGGGTTAGGTCTACAAGCCTGGAAAGCAATCGAGAGGGAGTACCCAAATACCAAGGTCTGGGAAACCGTCACCCCGTATTTTGAGAAACGAAACATTCACTTCTATGTAAATAGGTGTGGCTTCAAGATTGTTGAGTTCTACAACAAGTTTCATCCAGATCCGCACCAAGTTTCAGATCAGGTTCATAAAGAAGAGGATGATGATGAGATGTTCAGATTTATGAAGGTTATGGGTTCTGAAAGCGATTATAACTCGGCAGTATACATGTCGGGTTTATAG
- a CDS encoding AraC family transcriptional regulator yields the protein MALFYRKALLCVSVLLILSAILLYAGLLFSIHETAFLPHEHSDINWFYGTEPPDQQQGDKVFVLNSGETSQPITFDFLVSTEERYPYTSFIVNLSEPQDVSDLVDLSVYSRVSFGVKCEPKNILVFALYTYVDNVTTLGKPETYRVSLDFLTCNKQSSRISFELKDLDSADWWLERYGLAYTDRTADLRRTHGFSINNSLQSPRGSRSRIEISDLVLVSENYSYFGCSVAITAVAWLALAYFFMRLYVQEKIRRAKEQINMNRPLIAYQKLSIKQQSDDPKSALLSHIAVEYINPEINIESAAATLGTTRSKINKILKAELGLTFTAYVNKLRLAEAARLLIEEQHLSVKQIALGVGFANVTYFNALFKKEYGCAPKTFRLNSFKTPEA from the coding sequence ATGGCATTATTTTATCGCAAAGCGTTACTTTGTGTTTCTGTTCTCCTTATCCTATCCGCCATCCTGCTATATGCAGGGCTGTTATTTTCCATCCATGAGACAGCTTTCTTGCCGCATGAGCATAGCGATATCAACTGGTTTTACGGGACCGAGCCTCCAGATCAGCAGCAAGGCGACAAGGTCTTTGTGTTAAACAGTGGAGAAACGTCGCAGCCCATAACCTTCGATTTTCTTGTTTCCACTGAGGAGCGATATCCCTATACCTCTTTTATTGTCAACCTTTCCGAGCCACAAGATGTTAGCGACCTGGTCGACCTAAGTGTTTATTCCAGGGTAAGTTTTGGTGTCAAATGTGAGCCCAAAAATATTCTTGTGTTTGCGCTCTATACCTATGTCGACAATGTTACAACGCTTGGAAAACCAGAAACCTATCGCGTTAGCCTGGATTTTCTAACCTGCAATAAGCAAAGCAGCAGAATATCGTTCGAATTAAAGGATTTGGATTCGGCCGACTGGTGGCTTGAGCGGTATGGCCTGGCGTATACAGACCGCACTGCAGATTTGCGAAGAACGCACGGTTTTTCCATCAACAACTCGCTCCAGAGTCCAAGAGGAAGTCGCTCGAGAATTGAAATATCCGACTTGGTACTCGTTTCGGAGAACTATAGCTATTTTGGGTGTAGTGTCGCGATCACTGCAGTCGCCTGGCTGGCCTTGGCATATTTTTTTATGAGGCTGTATGTGCAGGAGAAAATACGCCGCGCAAAAGAACAAATTAATATGAATCGGCCCCTCATTGCTTATCAAAAGTTATCGATCAAACAACAATCTGACGATCCGAAGTCGGCACTCCTTTCTCATATTGCCGTTGAGTACATCAACCCAGAGATCAACATTGAAAGCGCTGCAGCCACTCTGGGAACAACCCGTTCAAAAATTAATAAGATCCTAAAAGCTGAACTAGGTCTCACTTTTACCGCGTACGTCAATAAGCTTCGGTTAGCAGAGGCTGCGCGACTGCTCATTGAAGAGCAACATCTTAGCGTCAAACAAATCGCTCTTGGGGTTGGTTTTGCCAATGTGACCTACTTCAATGCACTGTTTAAAAAGGAATACGGCTGCGCACCAAAAACGTTCAGGCTTAACAGCTTCAAGACCCCCGAGGCATAG
- a CDS encoding CsbD family protein codes for MKNFAQQQSTHISDEIKGKWKKQVGAAKTTWSKLTEDELIKVEGHQKTLTGLVQERYDIAREDAEKQVKKFFAQNK; via the coding sequence ATGAAAAATTTCGCACAGCAACAGAGTACGCACATAAGTGATGAAATCAAGGGCAAATGGAAGAAGCAAGTGGGTGCGGCCAAAACCACATGGAGCAAACTGACTGAGGACGAGTTGATTAAGGTTGAAGGTCATCAGAAAACACTGACCGGGTTAGTACAGGAACGTTATGACATTGCTCGCGAGGACGCAGAAAAGCAGGTCAAAAAGTTTTTTGCCCAGAACAAATAA
- a CDS encoding class I SAM-dependent methyltransferase — MKDSKKFWDKSAEKYIKSPIKDEAKYQQKLAITQEFLRSDSKVLEFGCGSGATAIYHAPYVEYVVATDISDKMIEAAQRKALEAGVKNITFQQGTLDSLKFQNESFDAVLGLNVLHLLDDVDGAIAKVHQLLKNDGVFVSSTSLIAEINFVFRWLISGMQFLGMAPYVSRFTKSQLISKLTNSGFTIEREWQTSHESVFIVARKG; from the coding sequence ATGAAAGATTCAAAGAAATTTTGGGACAAATCTGCAGAAAAATATATTAAAAGCCCCATTAAAGATGAGGCTAAATATCAACAAAAGCTAGCGATTACCCAGGAGTTTCTGAGGTCGGATTCGAAGGTGCTGGAGTTTGGCTGCGGCAGTGGTGCCACCGCTATTTACCATGCTCCTTATGTTGAATATGTTGTTGCAACAGATATATCTGACAAAATGATAGAAGCGGCTCAGAGAAAAGCGCTCGAAGCCGGAGTAAAGAATATTACCTTTCAGCAGGGTACACTAGACAGCCTAAAGTTCCAAAATGAAAGTTTTGACGCTGTTTTGGGGCTAAATGTGTTACATCTTTTGGACGATGTAGATGGTGCAATTGCCAAAGTTCATCAGCTTTTAAAAAATGATGGTGTATTTGTTTCAAGTACGTCATTAATAGCAGAAATCAACTTTGTTTTTCGATGGTTGATCTCAGGAATGCAGTTTCTTGGCATGGCTCCTTATGTCAGTCGATTTACAAAGAGTCAGCTTATTTCTAAATTAACGAATTCAGGTTTTACTATTGAACGTGAATGGCAAACCAGCCATGAATCAGTATTCATAGTCGCTAGAAAAGGCTAG